The genome window AATCTCTTAGCGCATTTTTGCCGATGCCACACCAGCACCGCGCAAGGCAGAGTTGAACCGCATGGTTTGCTGTTCAGCCTCTGCCGCCATTCTCACGAGCCTCTGGATAAAATAGACCGCCACCGCGGCGCTCCCAGCAGCGCCCAGCATGCCCAGCGCCCCCATCGCTGCGCCCTTCATCCGGCTGAAAATGGTTACAGTCTTCTCCGTCTCTTTCCGTGCCGCCTGCAGTCCGGCGTTCAGCTTCGTGTTGTCGGTTCTCAGTTCAACAAATGCTTCTGCTAAGTAGAACCGCACAAAGATTCACGCGGCTTGTTTCAACTCCTGATCGTCATGATCGAACATGAATCCCATCTTCCCACGCTGGCCGTTGATGTCGCGGATGCTTTTCCGGAACGACGACACCAGGTCCGCCATCGTCTCGAACAGCACGTTGGCGATCGCCGTGCGTTTCAGATGGCCCCACAGTCGCTCGATCAGGTTCAGGCTCGGACAATACGGCGGCAGCCAGTAAATCTCCAGCTCATCGCGATGCGCCGCCAGCCATTGGTTTACCGCCTTGGTGCAGTGGAATCGGCCGTTGTCGCAGACCAGGCGCACCTTCCGGCCGGCGTATGCGGTGATCAACGCGATCAGGAACGTGATGAAGTGCGTGCCGCTTTTGCTGTCGGCGAGGGTGTAGGTGATCCGTCCGGTCTTGTAGTCCACGCCGCCGTAGACGACCTGCTTTTCGTTTTGTCCCGGCGCGGGAATCTCCGGCTGCGATCCGATCGGTGCCCACATTCGCGTCAGCGTCGGATGACGATGAATCTCAACCTCGTCCTGAAACACCAGTGCCTCGGCGGCGTTCTTCCTCAACGCTTTTTTTTCATGATCTTCAGTTCGGCTTTCGCCTGGTCGTGCGCGGCTTCGTCGCGCTTGCCCTTCATCGTGTGCTTGGGGCGCTGGAACGAGATTCGATTGCGATGCAGCAGCCGGCTGAGCTGGTCGTCGCTGAAGCTGATGCCGGTGATTTTCTTCAAGTGCGCGGCGAGCCGAAGCACCGACCAATTCGAGAATCCATATCCAAGCGTGAGCGGATTGACATTCACCGCATCGCGCATGGCCCGGAGATACTCCGGTGTGGCCCGCGAAGGCCGGCCGGTCGGCTTGACCGGATGCAGCGCCGAGGCGCCGCCCTTGCGGTACAAACGTCGGACGCGGATGACGGTGTCGGGCGTGACGCCAAGTTCCTCGGCGATGGACGCGATCGTCTCGCGGGAGTCGGATTTGAGGATAATCAGGCAGTTTCGGAAGACCACTTTCGACTTGCTGGAGAAGCGAAGGCGATCCAGTTCGTCCCATTGCTCGTCGGCGAGCGTGATTCCACGACCCATGCGAACCTCCCGGCAGCTCCGCTGCCAGGAAATTCATCGACCAATTGTGACTGGTTAGAAGAAACATTTTGCGGTTCTACTTAGCCCCCCACCAATTATTTGGAGCATCGTAATCAAGAATTAAGTCAGGTAAGTGACTTCCTTGAGCTAACGCAAGTGCGTCTTGATAGCTCCACTTCCCAGTAGCCATGGCTACCATGTAGGTCGTGTAGAAATGACCTGCGGGAAATGAAACGGGGACGCAGCTAGTTTTTCCACCAGGATCGTTTATTTCCCCTTGCCATGCCGGCAAAGCTAACAGAAACCAAGCTGACAAACTAGCTGCGTCGTGCGCCGTGATCAAGGGTGTTGGAATCCAGCGGGTGAAAGTCCCGTCCGGGAAATAGTCATTGCACCCGGTAGTAATCGAGACGGCTGTGTAGGCAACCAAACAGCTGAAGCTCTCGATGCAAGGGGCTGTTTCAGCAGTTCAGCGAGCATGCAGGCCGGAACGGAAGTGAATCGCCGATGAGGCCCCGAAACAGTTGATGTGGAAGCCGACCCAGCGACGTAATGGGGAAGGCCGCCGCTGTCTGGTTTCAAAGCCGGCGTCATGGCTGGCAAATGACAATGGATCAGACGGCTCCACCGGGGTAGAGGCGACGGCATGCATGCAAGGATTCCGACATCAACACGGGAAGTCCCGGCGATGAACGTCATCCCTGACGTTCAACTGGCGGCCCGCGAGGGCATGAGCCGGGTCGTCTGGGATGGCGGAAAGGTCCGTAGTACCGCTGAAGCGGGTAATGACCGCTGAGAGAAGGGACCTTGGTTGAAGAAGTAGCGAAGGAACCGGCAAAGGACAGCAGGAGATTGGCGATGAGCCTAACCCCTCCGGAAACAGTTCAGAAGCTGCGGAACTCGCTGCATGCCAAAGCGAAGGGATCACCGGGCTACCGGTTTTATGCCCTGTACGACAAGGTGTACCGCGCGGATGTGCTGGCCCACGCCTACGACTGCTGTAAATCCAATAAGGGAGCGGCGGGAGTGGACGGCCAGACGTTCGAGGACATCGAGAAGTACGGGCTGGATCGATGGCTGGGTGAACTCCAGAAAGAGCTGAAGGACAAGTCGTATCGTCCCTCGGCGGTGCGTCGGGTGTTTATTCCCAAGCCCGACGGCAAGCAAAGACCCCTGGGAATCCCAACGATCAAGGATCGCGTGGCGCAAATGGCGGCGGTGCTGGTGCTCGAACCGATCTTCGAGACGGACCTGCCGCCCGAGCAATACGCGTATCGACCCCGGCGCAGCGCCCTGGACGCGGTCAGCCACGTCCAGACGCTGCTGCAATCGGGGCACTGTCAGGTGGTGGATGCAGACCTGAGCGGATACTTCGACAGCATTCCGCACGCCGAGCTTCTGAAATCACTGGCCCGCCGCATCAGCGACGGGGCGATGATGCACATCCTGAAGTTGTGGTTGTGCATGGCGGTGGAAGAGGAAGACGAGCGTGGCCGGAAGCATCGGACCACCCGCAATCGGGACGAA of Phycisphaeraceae bacterium contains these proteins:
- a CDS encoding IS630 family transposase; its protein translation is MRKNAAEALVFQDEVEIHRHPTLTRMWAPIGSQPEIPAPGQNEKQVVYGGVDYKTGRITYTLADSKSGTHFITFLIALITAYAGRKVRLVCDNGRFHCTKAVNQWLAAHRDELEIYWLPPYCPSLNLIERLWGHLKRTAIANVLFETMADLVSSFRKSIRDINGQRGKMGFMFDHDDQELKQAA
- a CDS encoding winged helix-turn-helix domain-containing protein, which encodes MGRGITLADEQWDELDRLRFSSKSKVVFRNCLIILKSDSRETIASIAEELGVTPDTVIRVRRLYRKGGASALHPVKPTGRPSRATPEYLRAMRDAVNVNPLTLGYGFSNWSVLRLAAHLKKITGISFSDDQLSRLLHRNRISFQRPKHTMKGKRDEAAHDQAKAELKIMKKKR
- the ltrA gene encoding group II intron reverse transcriptase/maturase; its protein translation is MSLTPPETVQKLRNSLHAKAKGSPGYRFYALYDKVYRADVLAHAYDCCKSNKGAAGVDGQTFEDIEKYGLDRWLGELQKELKDKSYRPSAVRRVFIPKPDGKQRPLGIPTIKDRVAQMAAVLVLEPIFETDLPPEQYAYRPRRSALDAVSHVQTLLQSGHCQVVDADLSGYFDSIPHAELLKSLARRISDGAMMHILKLWLCMAVEEEDERGRKHRTTRNRDEGKGTPQGAPISPLLSNLYMRRFVLGWQSLGHQKRLKAFVVNYADDLVICCRGSADKALVAMREMMSRLKLTVNETKTRVCAVPQETFDFLGYTFGRLWSRRTGGAYLGVCPSKKRIARLCEKVTETTDRRSTSRPVAEVVIDLNRMLSGWSNYFSLGSVSRAYRTVDNHVGHRLRMWLNAKHKVHCVGRKRFADAATLDRLGVFCLQKRKGSLPWAKA